A single genomic interval of Kogia breviceps isolate mKogBre1 chromosome 6, mKogBre1 haplotype 1, whole genome shotgun sequence harbors:
- the LOC131758205 gene encoding LOW QUALITY PROTEIN: protein FAM200B-like (The sequence of the model RefSeq protein was modified relative to this genomic sequence to represent the inferred CDS: inserted 2 bases in 2 codons; substituted 3 bases at 3 genomic stop codons): protein MDHFFFKRKRNNEAKYAEACSSSAGSGSMNSDNIEKHIDSNLQTSTSFEPHFKKKKVTAIHYNEDYLKYGFIKCEKPFENDRPQCVICNKILANESLKPSKLKRHLETQHAEVIDKLLEYFQRKKTDVKSSTQFLSCSTTVSEKTLLSYLVAYHVAKEKMAHTAAEKIIFPACLDMVHTIFDDKSADKLKTIPSDNTVSLQIYTIAKHLEAMFITRLQSGTDFAIQLDESTDTGSRTALLVYVRYAWQGDFLEDFLCCLNLTSHLSGLDIFTELEKCIVGQYKLKWKNCKGITSDGTANITGKQSRVIXKLLEVTSAAWNHCFIRCEALASREIPQKLTEVLKKAVKVVNFIKGIPLNSRLFETFCSEIGANYTHSLYHTKVHWLSQGKILSRVYELRNEIHVFLIEKKSHLXFEDDIWVTKLAYLTDIFGILNELSLKLQGENSDIFQQAKRTQGFQKTLLWQARLKSNCPSYYMFPRFLQHAEENVINENIWEEIKLEILLHLTSLCQTFNHLFPEKKFETLRQNYWVKDPFAFXNPESIIELNLVPEEENELLQLSSSYTLKNDYETLSLLAFWIKIKEDXPFISXKSILLLLPFTTTSLCELGFSVLTQLKAKERNGLNGAADMRVALSSCVPDWNELMNRQAHLPR, encoded by the exons atggatcatttcttttttaaaagaaagaggaataatGAAGCGAAATATGCAGAAGCATGTTCAAGTTCTGCTGGATCTGGAAGTATGAATAGTGACAATATTGAGAAACATATTGACTCTAATCTGCAAACATCAACTTCATTTGAGccacatttcaaaaagaaaaaagtaactgcAATACATTATAatgaagattatttaaaatacGGTTTTATCAAATGTGAAAAACCCTTTGAAAATGACAGACCTCAGTGTGTTATTTGTAATAAGATTCTTGCAAATGAAAGCTTAAAACCCTCAAAATTAAAAAGGCACTTAGAAACACAGCATGCTGAAGTTATTGATAAGCTTcttgaatattttcaaagaaagaaaacagatgtaAAGTCATCAACACAATTTCTTAGCTGCTCTACTACTGTTAGTGAGAAAACCTTATTATCATATTTAGTTGCATATCATGTGGCAAAAGAGAAAATGGCTCACACAGCTgctgaaaaaattatatttccagCATGTTTGGATATGGTGCATACAATTTTTGATGATAAATCTGCtgataaattaaaaactattCCTAGTGATAACACAGTATCTCTTCAAATTTATACAATTGCCAAACATTTAGAGGCAATGTTTATTACTCGGTTACAGTCAGGAACAGATTTTGCAATCCAGCTTGACGAAAGCACGGATACTGGAAGCCGCACAGCACTTTTAGTCTATGTCAGATATGCATGGCAAGGCgattttctggaggattttttgtgttgtttaaacTTAACCTCACACCTAAGTGGATTAgatattttcacagaattagaaaagtgCATTGTTGGTCagtataaattaaaatggaaaaactgcAAAGGAATTACAAGTGATGGAACAGCAAACATAACTGGAAAACAGAGCagagtaatttaaaaattgctaGAAGTTACTAGTGCTGCATGGAATCATTGTTTTATACGTTGTGAAGCGTTAGCATCCAGAGAGATACCACAGAAACTCACGGAAGTATTGAAAAAGGCAGTGAAAGTTGTTAACTTTATTAAAGGAATTCCACTAAATAGTCGactttttgaaacattttgttcAGAGATTGGAGCTAATTATACCCACTCATTGTATCATACCAAAGTTCATTGGTTGTCTCAAGGGAAAATACTAAGCAGGGTTTACGAACTCAGGAATGAGATCCACGTTTTTCTCATTGAAAAGAAATCTCATT GTTTTGAGGATGATATCTGGGTAACGAAACTGGCatatttaactgatatttttgGCATCCTTAATGAACTAAGTTTAAAACTACAGGGGGAAAACAGTGACATATTCCAACAGGCCAAACGTACCCAAGGATTCCAAAAGACATTATTGTGGCAAGCGAGACTTAAAAGCAACTGTCCTAGCTACTACATGTTTCCAAGGTTTTTGCAGCACGCTGAAGAGAATGTTATCAATGAAAACAtttgggaagaaataaaactagagATATTGTTGCATCTCACTTCTCTCTGTCAAACCTTTAACCATTTATTCccagaaaagaaatttgaaacatTAAGACAAAATTACTGGGTAAAAGATCCGTTTGCTTTTTGAAACCCAGAATCAATAATTGAGTTAAACTTGGTGcctgaagaagaaaatgaattactGCAGCTCAGTTCTTCATATACATTGAAGAATGATTATGAAACATTAAGTTTATTAGCATTCTGGATTAAGATAAAGGAAG TTCCTTTTATAAGTTGAAAGAGTATCCTGCTATTATTACCATTCACAACAACCAGTTTGTGTGAACTAGGGTTTTCAGTCTTAACCCagttaaaagcaaaggaaaggaatggATTAAATGGTGCAGCAGATATGCGAGTAGCATTATCCTCCTGTGTTCCAGACTGGAATGAACTTATGAACAGGCAAGCACACCTACCAcgttaa